A genomic window from Tolypothrix sp. PCC 7910 includes:
- a CDS encoding CapA family protein: MVNQKLGRLFSVGFISCCFCLGIGIGIFIRFGQMQRSDAATTPTEPLQLPFVIPKNQENPSDTITIKAVGDVIPGTNYPNYRLPRFRDELLPKSVRGYLQGADILFGNFESSLTNYPYSAKDVSQGQTFAFRSPPDYAQLFADVGFDVMNVANNHAMDFGPIGFRDTVKNLAAVGIETLGHKNQILYLQANNIPVAMIGFTTYDLYNSVNDLEAAKALVLEAKNNANIVVVSMQVGAEGTGALRVKNETEYFYGENRGNSLKFARTMIDMGADLVLGHGPHVPRAIEIYKGKLIAYSLGNFLGYRTLSTAAETGYSMILEAKLNSNGDLLFSKIIPVHLDNQGIPRIDQRFRTVGLLRYLNKKDFPDNQVKINKKGEIVVMNTQ; the protein is encoded by the coding sequence ATGGTTAATCAGAAGCTGGGACGTTTATTCTCAGTAGGTTTTATCAGTTGTTGTTTTTGTCTGGGTATTGGTATAGGAATTTTCATTCGCTTTGGGCAGATGCAACGTTCAGATGCAGCTACAACACCTACAGAACCCCTGCAACTTCCCTTTGTTATCCCTAAAAATCAGGAAAATCCTTCGGACACGATTACTATTAAAGCTGTTGGTGATGTAATTCCTGGCACGAACTATCCTAACTACAGACTACCTCGCTTTCGCGATGAACTTTTGCCAAAGTCTGTCAGAGGTTATCTACAGGGAGCTGATATTTTATTTGGTAATTTTGAAAGTAGCTTAACTAACTATCCCTACAGTGCTAAAGATGTCAGCCAAGGACAAACTTTTGCCTTTCGCTCGCCACCTGATTATGCTCAATTATTTGCTGATGTTGGTTTTGATGTAATGAATGTAGCCAACAACCATGCAATGGATTTTGGCCCTATAGGATTTCGTGATACAGTAAAAAACCTTGCTGCTGTAGGTATTGAAACATTAGGTCATAAAAATCAGATTCTCTACTTACAAGCTAATAATATTCCGGTTGCAATGATCGGATTTACTACTTATGACTTGTATAATTCTGTTAATGATTTAGAAGCTGCTAAAGCCTTAGTTTTAGAAGCTAAAAATAATGCCAATATTGTAGTTGTTTCGATGCAAGTAGGAGCCGAAGGTACAGGGGCACTACGAGTTAAAAACGAGACAGAATATTTCTATGGAGAAAATAGAGGCAATTCTTTGAAGTTTGCACGCACAATGATTGATATGGGTGCAGACTTAGTTCTTGGACATGGGCCTCATGTACCCAGAGCTATCGAAATTTATAAAGGTAAATTAATTGCCTATTCTTTGGGAAACTTTTTAGGTTATCGGACTTTATCAACAGCAGCCGAGACTGGTTACTCAATGATTTTAGAAGCTAAACTCAACTCTAACGGAGATTTATTGTTTAGTAAAATTATTCCTGTTCATCTGGATAACCAGGGAATCCCTAGAATAGATCAGCGGTTTAGAACTGTAGGATTGCTGCGTTATTTGAACAAAAAAGATTTTCCCGATAATCAAGTAAAGATTAATAAAAAGGGTGAAATAGTGGTGATGAATACCCAATAA
- the aroQ gene encoding type II 3-dehydroquinate dehydratase has translation MQPLSILVLHGPNLNLLGQREPGIYGSLTLAEINHLLVAAGEKLQVEVFPMQSNHEGVLVDTIHEALGKHQGILINAGAYTHTSVALRDALAGVNLPTVEVHLSNIYRREEFRHHSHIAPIAIGQISGFGVQSYLLGLQALVHHLRKDKG, from the coding sequence TTGCAGCCTTTGAGTATTTTGGTGCTGCATGGGCCAAACCTAAATTTGCTAGGACAGCGAGAACCGGGAATATACGGTTCGTTAACACTGGCTGAAATTAACCACTTGTTAGTAGCGGCGGGAGAAAAGCTACAGGTGGAAGTTTTCCCCATGCAGTCTAATCATGAAGGAGTTTTAGTTGATACTATTCATGAAGCCTTAGGAAAACACCAAGGAATTTTGATTAATGCGGGAGCATACACCCATACTAGTGTGGCGTTGCGAGATGCGCTTGCGGGTGTGAACTTACCAACAGTGGAAGTGCATTTGAGTAATATCTACCGTCGGGAAGAATTCCGACATCATTCCCACATAGCCCCCATCGCTATTGGGCAAATTAGTGGTTTTGGTGTGCAAAGTTATCTATTAGGCTTACAAGCGTTAGTGCATCATTTAAGGAAGGATAAAGGATAA
- a CDS encoding DUF6745 domain-containing protein encodes MSLIEKLTPEQEALIPVYRDKWRKIALSTERIDREKAAEAVKAAYIASGKNAPKIIFSESPYVALKSTIFDKLDYLKQELNNKVISQLNNSPISNLKKLQRELLEKPLEQLGRQTSFFSDLSYSIYPQVFQDINIDEELFDELVYSKLNNNFSDILGFRLSWVLETYIKIYLNEQLQSEDWQQINLQLGSRLSSSLQASLYSYINNFFGLCFQPEEECKINSFRDFIITSVWVSEIFPEWLMYQSLIKECGWIFAFDKTVIICDRPLHLRFDHQNRLHAEGEPAIEYADGFGIYSYHGVTLPEKYGKHHPQQWQAQWLLKEDNAELRRVLIQGMGYGRICQELQAIELDNWAEYTLSKIDADVDEEPVYLLKMTCPSTGFIHALRVPPNMKSAHEAICWINWGIAPEEFAIQT; translated from the coding sequence ATGTCGCTGATTGAAAAGTTAACGCCTGAGCAAGAAGCTTTAATTCCAGTTTATCGGGATAAGTGGCGAAAAATTGCGCTTTCCACTGAACGAATTGATCGTGAAAAAGCTGCAGAAGCAGTAAAAGCAGCCTACATAGCAAGTGGTAAGAATGCTCCTAAGATTATTTTTTCTGAAAGTCCTTATGTAGCTCTCAAATCTACTATCTTTGACAAGCTTGATTACTTGAAGCAGGAATTAAATAACAAAGTTATTAGTCAATTAAATAATTCACCAATTAGTAACCTAAAAAAGCTGCAACGAGAGTTGCTAGAAAAGCCACTAGAGCAATTAGGAAGACAAACTTCGTTCTTCAGCGATCTGAGTTATTCAATATATCCTCAAGTTTTTCAGGATATCAACATCGATGAAGAACTGTTCGATGAACTGGTCTATAGTAAATTAAATAACAATTTTTCCGACATTTTAGGTTTTAGGCTAAGTTGGGTACTGGAAACTTACATAAAAATATATCTGAATGAACAACTACAAAGTGAAGATTGGCAACAAATAAACCTGCAACTCGGAAGTCGGCTATCATCTTCTCTCCAAGCCAGTTTATACTCTTACATAAATAATTTCTTTGGGCTATGTTTTCAGCCAGAAGAAGAGTGTAAAATTAACAGCTTTAGGGATTTCATTATTACTAGTGTATGGGTTTCTGAAATTTTTCCAGAATGGTTAATGTATCAATCTTTAATTAAAGAGTGCGGATGGATTTTTGCTTTTGATAAAACTGTAATTATCTGCGATCGCCCGCTTCATCTTCGCTTCGATCATCAAAATCGCCTCCACGCAGAAGGCGAACCTGCAATAGAGTACGCGGATGGATTTGGCATCTACTCTTATCACGGTGTCACCTTACCGGAAAAATACGGCAAACACCACCCACAGCAATGGCAAGCACAATGGCTATTAAAAGAGGATAATGCCGAACTGCGGCGAGTATTAATTCAAGGGATGGGTTATGGGCGAATTTGCCAAGAATTACAAGCTATTGAATTAGATAACTGGGCAGAATATACGCTTTCAAAGATTGATGCTGATGTTGATGAAGAGCCAGTTTATTTATTAAAAATGACTTGTCCCAGTACTGGATTTATTCATGCTTTGCGAGTTCCACCGAATATGAAATCAGCACATGAGGCTATTTGCTGGATAAATTGGGGAATTGCTCCAGAAGAATTTGCAATCCAAACCTAA
- the topA gene encoding type I DNA topoisomerase gives MSTLVIVESPTKARTIRNYLPSGYRVEASMGHVRDLPQSASDIPTAVKAEKWAQLGVNVDADFEPVYVVPKDKKKIVTQLKDALKEADELILATDEDREGESISWHLYQLLKPKVPTKRMVFHEITQEAIKKALKNCRNIDEQLVRAQETRRILDRLVGYTLSPLLWKKIAWGLSAGRVQSVAVRLLVTKERQRRAFHEGTYWDLKAYLEKEKAPFTAQLVTLGGTKIANGSDFDPATGQIAAGRNVVLLKEEDAAALQERLTGKTWNVREVEERPVTRKPAPPFTTSTLQQESNRKLRLSARDTMRIAQNLYEQGYITYMRTDSVHLSDQAIAAARSCVESLYGKQYLSPQPRQYTTKSKGAQEAHEAIRPAGSTFRTPQETGLSGRELAVYDLIWKRTVASQMADSRQTQVSIQLQVEDAGFRASGKRIDFPGYLRAYVEGSDDPDAALEDQEVILPSLQVGDHPDCKNLEAIAHETQPPARYSEATLVKTLESEGIGRPSTYASIIGTIIDKGYAQLVNNALIPTFTAFAVTDLLEKHFPDVVDPSFTSKMEQTLDDIATGEAKWLPYLKEFYLGDKGLETLVKERENQIDATKARTVELENLAAKVRIGKYGPYIEVENGEGVVTASIPKDLTPADLDPKQVEVLLRQKTSGPDQLGRHPETGEPIYVKIGAYGPYVQLGDKTDENPKPKQASLPKGVTPETVTFDMAVGLLALPRTLGVHPETGGKIQASLGRFGPYIVHDQGKEGKDYRSLKAADNVLTVSLERALELLSEPKKGRNSSSSKSKAALRELGTHPDDDTPINIYDGPYGPYIKNGKTNVSLPEGQSVEDMTLEKALELLASKVSSGKPTRKSSKSTTAKSKSTTTKTKSTTKSTSKSTSKTSASSAKKSDAED, from the coding sequence ATGTCAACTCTCGTCATCGTCGAATCTCCAACCAAAGCTCGTACCATTCGCAACTACCTACCATCAGGCTATCGGGTGGAAGCGTCTATGGGTCATGTACGTGACCTACCCCAGTCGGCTAGCGACATTCCCACCGCTGTCAAAGCAGAGAAATGGGCACAGCTTGGGGTAAATGTAGATGCCGACTTTGAACCGGTGTATGTTGTCCCAAAGGATAAAAAGAAAATTGTCACTCAGCTCAAAGATGCGCTCAAAGAGGCTGATGAGTTGATTCTGGCAACGGACGAAGATCGGGAAGGTGAAAGCATTAGTTGGCATTTATACCAGTTGCTCAAGCCAAAAGTGCCTACAAAGCGGATGGTATTTCATGAAATTACCCAAGAGGCGATTAAAAAGGCTTTGAAAAACTGCCGCAATATTGATGAGCAGTTAGTTCGCGCTCAAGAAACGCGCCGGATTTTGGATCGGCTGGTGGGTTATACCTTGTCTCCTCTGCTTTGGAAAAAAATTGCCTGGGGGCTATCTGCCGGGCGCGTACAATCTGTAGCAGTGAGGCTTTTGGTAACAAAGGAACGCCAACGCCGCGCTTTCCATGAAGGGACTTACTGGGATTTAAAGGCTTACCTGGAAAAGGAAAAAGCTCCATTTACAGCCCAGTTGGTGACGTTAGGAGGCACCAAAATAGCCAATGGCAGCGATTTTGATCCCGCAACTGGACAAATCGCCGCAGGTCGCAATGTGGTTTTGTTAAAGGAAGAGGATGCAGCCGCACTCCAGGAACGTCTGACTGGTAAAACCTGGAATGTCAGAGAAGTAGAAGAACGTCCTGTAACGCGTAAACCTGCGCCACCTTTTACCACCTCGACGCTGCAACAAGAATCTAACCGGAAATTGCGTCTTTCCGCACGAGATACGATGCGAATTGCTCAAAATTTGTACGAGCAAGGGTACATCACCTATATGCGGACAGATTCGGTGCATTTGTCAGATCAGGCGATCGCAGCTGCACGCAGTTGTGTAGAAAGTCTTTACGGCAAACAATATCTCAGTCCTCAACCTAGGCAATACACCACTAAATCCAAAGGCGCACAAGAAGCACACGAAGCGATTCGTCCGGCTGGTAGTACGTTCCGTACTCCCCAAGAAACTGGTTTAAGCGGTCGAGAACTAGCAGTTTATGACTTAATTTGGAAGCGCACCGTCGCCAGCCAAATGGCTGACTCACGGCAAACCCAAGTCAGCATTCAGTTGCAAGTGGAAGATGCCGGATTTCGTGCTTCTGGAAAGCGGATTGACTTCCCTGGCTATTTACGGGCCTATGTCGAAGGTTCCGATGATCCCGATGCTGCATTAGAAGACCAAGAAGTAATTTTGCCAAGTTTGCAAGTAGGAGATCATCCAGATTGCAAAAACCTAGAAGCGATCGCCCATGAAACTCAACCACCAGCCAGGTACAGCGAAGCTACCCTGGTGAAGACCTTAGAAAGCGAAGGGATTGGTCGTCCTAGTACCTACGCCAGTATTATTGGCACCATTATCGATAAAGGTTATGCCCAATTAGTGAATAATGCTCTGATTCCCACATTCACGGCTTTTGCTGTGACTGACCTGTTGGAAAAACATTTCCCTGATGTAGTCGATCCCAGCTTTACCTCCAAGATGGAGCAAACTCTGGATGACATCGCCACAGGTGAAGCTAAGTGGTTACCATACTTAAAGGAATTTTATCTAGGAGACAAAGGTTTAGAAACCTTAGTCAAAGAACGGGAAAATCAAATTGATGCTACTAAAGCCAGAACGGTAGAACTAGAAAATTTAGCGGCTAAAGTTCGTATAGGTAAATACGGCCCTTACATCGAAGTAGAAAACGGTGAAGGTGTGGTCACAGCTTCTATTCCTAAAGACTTAACTCCAGCAGACCTTGACCCCAAACAAGTTGAGGTATTGCTACGACAAAAAACCTCTGGCCCCGACCAACTCGGCCGCCATCCCGAAACTGGGGAACCAATTTATGTCAAGATTGGCGCTTATGGGCCTTATGTGCAGTTAGGTGACAAAACTGATGAGAACCCCAAACCCAAGCAAGCTTCCTTACCAAAAGGCGTAACACCAGAAACCGTTACCTTTGATATGGCCGTGGGTCTTTTAGCCTTACCTCGGACATTAGGAGTCCACCCAGAAACAGGAGGGAAAATTCAAGCGAGTTTAGGACGCTTTGGCCCTTACATTGTTCATGACCAAGGTAAAGAAGGTAAAGACTATCGTTCTTTAAAAGCAGCAGATAATGTCTTAACTGTTTCTTTAGAACGTGCTTTAGAGTTATTGTCAGAACCTAAAAAGGGACGCAATTCCAGCAGTAGCAAATCCAAAGCCGCTTTACGTGAGTTGGGTACACATCCAGATGATGATACCCCAATCAACATCTACGATGGCCCCTACGGCCCTTACATTAAGAATGGCAAAACTAATGTCAGCCTTCCAGAAGGTCAATCTGTGGAAGATATGACTTTGGAGAAAGCTTTAGAATTGTTGGCTAGCAAAGTATCGTCTGGGAAACCTACTCGGAAATCGAGTAAATCCACAACTGCAAAATCTAAATCAACAACTACTAAAACTAAGTCAACTACTAAATCAACTTCTAAGTCAACTTCTAAGACTTCTGCGAGTAGTGCAAAAAAAAGTGATGCCGAGGACTAG
- a CDS encoding GAF domain-containing protein — protein sequence MSKLVLPASIQSVLDKYSEPDEIFTAILPIIGEVLQCDRCFLYLRNPQTKFAKVAYCWRRNSEIPDITDSDWRLDPESLPQEDPLFAAALRNDPSVYVEDIETESPEVVNKEFERQNFGHRALIHAHLCQNHQLWGILQPCVFGQKRIWSECDRAFVTQLESILTPLAVSYVKTATDYPIVKT from the coding sequence ATGAGTAAGCTAGTTTTGCCGGCATCTATACAAAGTGTTTTAGACAAATACAGCGAGCCGGATGAGATTTTTACAGCAATACTGCCAATTATTGGGGAAGTCTTGCAGTGCGATCGCTGTTTTCTCTATTTAAGAAATCCTCAAACTAAGTTTGCCAAAGTCGCCTATTGCTGGCGGCGTAATTCAGAAATACCCGATATTACTGACTCTGACTGGAGATTAGATCCAGAGTCTTTACCTCAAGAAGATCCTTTATTTGCAGCTGCACTGCGGAATGATCCTTCTGTTTATGTGGAAGATATAGAGACAGAAAGCCCAGAAGTAGTAAATAAAGAATTTGAGCGTCAGAATTTTGGACATAGAGCTTTGATTCATGCTCATTTGTGCCAAAATCATCAATTATGGGGAATTTTACAACCTTGTGTATTTGGTCAAAAGCGGATTTGGTCAGAATGCGATCGCGCTTTTGTCACACAACTGGAAAGCATACTTACACCCTTGGCAGTTAGTTATGTCAAAACCGCAACTGATTACCCAATTGTTAAAACTTAA
- a CDS encoding PAS domain-containing protein: protein MSVSILRILNLPGWNYKMSHEGVSIFAPTKRDATHLAQSYGDALSETAYKINGKVRIRWRGCKQPIEFFGWMATKEPPTLPETAERILQYQGAVFCSQLHVPSELLYRMVAAAENERPVSIVRQDTRKQIIVNQPMAEMLKTPPEIATQRVMTQFWLPEDLAELEQRLYNDRRFTWTYSAGLNEKAWAILTTQFEAFEVEGIWYRQGTCLSTPQLVPIPPGVFEPA from the coding sequence ATGAGTGTGAGTATTCTTAGAATCCTCAACTTACCGGGGTGGAATTATAAAATGTCTCATGAAGGGGTTTCAATTTTTGCCCCTACCAAGCGCGATGCCACGCATTTAGCGCAAAGCTACGGAGACGCTCTCAGCGAAACTGCATACAAAATAAATGGGAAAGTGCGGATTCGTTGGCGAGGCTGTAAACAACCAATTGAATTTTTCGGATGGATGGCGACTAAAGAACCGCCAACATTGCCAGAAACTGCGGAACGGATATTGCAATATCAGGGTGCTGTGTTTTGCAGCCAGTTACACGTTCCATCTGAGTTGTTGTACCGCATGGTCGCTGCGGCAGAAAATGAACGCCCAGTGAGCATTGTTAGACAAGATACTCGCAAGCAAATTATTGTGAATCAGCCAATGGCTGAAATGTTAAAAACCCCACCAGAAATTGCTACCCAAAGGGTAATGACCCAATTTTGGCTACCTGAGGATCTAGCAGAACTAGAACAGAGATTATATAACGATCGCCGATTCACCTGGACATATTCTGCTGGGTTAAACGAAAAAGCTTGGGCAATTCTCACTACCCAGTTCGAGGCTTTTGAGGTGGAGGGCATTTGGTACAGACAAGGAACTTGTTTGTCAACGCCTCAACTCGTGCCCATTCCACCAGGAGTGTTTGAACCGGCTTAA
- a CDS encoding RNA-binding protein, translating into MSIYVGNLSYSVTQDDLSKVFSEYGTVKRVQLPTDRETGRLRGFGFVEMESSAAEDAAIEALDGAEWMGRVMKVNKAKPREDRGARSGGGNWERNASGYSRGY; encoded by the coding sequence ATGTCTATTTACGTAGGGAACCTATCCTACAGCGTCACACAAGACGACCTCAGCAAAGTATTTTCTGAGTACGGTACTGTAAAGCGAGTTCAATTACCCACAGATCGGGAAACTGGTCGCTTACGTGGCTTTGGTTTCGTTGAAATGGAATCATCAGCCGCAGAAGATGCAGCTATCGAAGCTTTAGATGGTGCCGAATGGATGGGGCGTGTAATGAAAGTTAATAAAGCTAAACCACGGGAGGACAGAGGTGCTCGCTCTGGTGGTGGCAATTGGGAAAGAAATGCTAGTGGATACTCACGAGGTTATTAA